The sequence TGTAACCAGCGCCACATGAGGACTTAGCAAAAGTCCTTTCCCTGGAGTGCTCTCTGGTGCCGCCTACCAATTAGCACCCTCTTCAACCACTGGTAGAGATGTTGCCTTTTCCCCAGCTTCAGGGAAAGGGAATTACAGTGTGTACTCTTCCTGTGTGCTTCGTTtcttccccacacccccacccccccaactcaACAGAGCATATTTGAGTTTCATCAAGTTGTTGGCTGTTCAATAATTTCGTTTTCTTCATCGCCTTGGAGCATTtttatgggggggggggcgggtgtcacagtttctttatccacacTACTATTCATGGACGTTTGGGTGGTTTCCAGCTTCTGACTGCTATGAACGTTCTCACTCTTGCTTTTTGCGGCCATTTGCACTTATTTTTCTTGGCATAAACCTAAGAGTAGAACTGCTGGATGAGAGGACAGGCGCGTGTCCAACTTTACCGAGGATGCCAGTGTTTGCCACAGGCGGCTGCACTGTTCTTGTCCTCCACTAGCAGTTCAGGAGTTCATTTCCTTCATGTCCTCCCAGCAGTTTTATGAATTTCCTGttcaaattttgtctttttttttttctttcagttgagtCATTGGTCTTTATTGATTTGTAGTTCTTTCACGTATTTTGATTACTAGTTCTTTGTCTGATATGTGTCTTCAGATTATCTTTCCCAGTCCATGGTTTACATCTTTTACTCTCTCAGTGAAGTTCTTAATTTTCATGAAATCCAATTGGTGGGTCTTTTACTACAAGTActttatgctctttttttttttttttgagaaatttttgtTTACCCACGGTCGTGCAGATATTCTCCTACATTTCTTCCAGAGCttgattaattaattgatttaatcTATTACATACAGGTACACAGTCCACCTTGAATTGTTTTCTTGTGTGGTGGGAAATAGGAGTCAGGTTTATTTCCCCCATGTGAATAAAGGAAGATTATGAGGGCTTTCCCCTCTTTATCTAACATATTTTCCTATTTGAACTTTAAAGTTGGCAGATATTACTTTTGCAATCtgaacaaaatgtatttttttttttttttttttttttttacaaaatgtatttttaaaaaacatacaggAGAACTAAATGGGGAGGAAGACACAGGGGTCAGcccggcttccctgcccttcacggATGAGGAAGTGAGGAGGCCTAGTGAGGACTCCTGGTTCATCCAGGAGTGAACCATCCTGGATTATGGCTGCTGTGCCCTGATTTTCAGGAAAGGCCAGCCAGCTGAGAGGCCTTTGAACTTGCATTGTGGCCCAGGGTGGGAGTGCTACTGGGGCATGCATGGGAGCAACTGGTCTGGGTGGTTCTCTGGTCTCCCTGGATAGCTGGGGAACTGAGGCAGAGTGTTAGAGTTCTGCACTGGAGAGTCCCCAAGGGGGCATCACAGTTGGTGAGCCCTGTCCCTCTGCAGGCTTCCCCAGCCCGGTGGGAACTGTGGCCTCTTATGGCCTCTTGGGAGTGGGAAGGGGTGCCTGACCTGCATCTTTAACGAGCATCCTCTCCTGCAGGACAAGCTTGTTACCCACAGATGCCCCCTCTCTGCCTAAAGGAGCAGCCGGCCCCAGCCCCGAGCCCAGTGTGAGGTGGCAGAGATGGCACTGAGCCCAGAGCCATCGAGCAGGTTCCCGGTGCCGGCTACGATGGGCAGCGCCATGCCCGAGTTGCCTGGTGCCCCCAATGCGTCCTTCAACAGCTCGTTGGCCAGCCCAACGGAGCCCAACTCCCTGGAGGACCTGGTGGCCACGGGCACCATCGGGGTGGTGCTCTCGGCCATGGGCGTAGTGGGCATGGCAGGCAACGTGTACACGCTGACGGTCATGTGCCGCTTCCTGCACGCCTCGGCCTCCATGTACGTCTACGTCATCAACCTGGCGCTGGCGGACCTCCTCTACCTGCTCAGCATCCCCTTCATTGTAGCTACCTACGTCACCAAGAGGTGGAACTTCGGCGACGTGGGCTGCCGCATCCTCTTCAGCCTGGACTTCCTGACCATGCACGCCAGCATCTTCACCCTGACCCTCATGAGCAGGGAGCGCTACGCCGCCGTGGTGAGGCCGCTGGACATGGTGCAGCGTTCCAAGGGCTACCGCAAGGTCCTGGCGCTGGGCACGTGGCTGCTGGCACTGCTGTTGGCACTGCCCATGATGCTGGCCATCCGGCTGGTCCGAAGGGGCCACAAGAGCCTCTGCCTACCGGCCTGGGGCCAGCGCACCCACCGCGCCTATCTGACGCTGCTCTTCGGGACCAGCATCGTGGGGCCCGGCGTGGTCATCGGGCTGCTCTACGTCCGCCTGGCCCGGGCCTACTGGCTGTCGCAGCGGGCCTCCTTCACGCAGACGCGGCGGCTGCCCAACCCCAGGGTGCTCTATCTCATCCTGGGCATCGTGCTGCTCTACTGGGCCTGCTTCCTGCCCTTCTGGCTGTGGCAGCTCCTTGCCCAGTACCGCGGGGCCCCGCCGCTCGCTCCCCGCTCCGCCCGCATCGTCAACTACCTGACCACCTGCCTCACCTATGGCAACAGCTGTGTGAACCCCTTCCTCTACACGCTGCTCACCAAGAACTATCGTGACTACCGCCAACGCTCGCTCCACAGCAGGGGCGCCGGTGGGCCTGTGGGCGTCCGCAGCCTCCCGCAGGGCCACACCCGCTGCCAGCGCGGCTCGGGTCGCTCCGTGTCCTCCAGCAGCCAGCAGGCCACTGAGACCATCGCGCTGTCCCAGGCGGCCTGTGGGAGTCTCTGCGTTTGAGCGGCCCCAGCCTCCCTGTGGGCCCTGGGGGTAGGCCGTGGGGAGTGGCCCCCGGAGCCCAGGTCCTTCctggaccacccccccccccactgtctGCCGCCCTCCCCCAGTCCTCTTCCAGAAAGCTCCGGGCTCTCCCTCACCCCTCACTCACTTCAGCTCCATCAGCGCAGCCACTTTCCTCAGAACGCCCAGAAGTGCCCCCTGCCCTGTCCATCTGTGAGGGTCTGCAGGAGGCTCGGGCCCAGGGCCAGCTCCTGAAGACCGTGGTGAGTGGAGTCTTCAGCGGCCCCCTGCAGACGTGAGTGCGTACCTGACGTGGGACCGGGTACACTGTGGCAGGTGACACCACGTCCCCACACAAGCTGCCTGCCTGGGACCTCCCCTCCTGGCACGAGCGCGGCCGCGGTGGCACCCGTTCCTCCCAACTGCCATGCGGTTCCATCCCTCACAGCTTCAGCACCTGGAACAATAAACGCCGAGCTCCCTGAGCCTTGTCTGCCGCAGCAGTGTGGGTGGGCTGTGAAGGGAGGCAGGACCCCCAGGACAAACAACCTCCTGCACTTGGAGGAGCCCGTCTGCCTGACCGGGGAGGGGACACATCTGGCCGTTCGGCCTTCCTGACGTGGTGGACGGGTGCCGTCCGGCTGAACCAGGCCCTGGGTGTGGGGCCTGAGACCCTGGGGCGACTGAGGCGGGAGCCACCGGCCTCAACCTGCTCAGGGAGGACGGGCGGCTGGGACAGCACTCCAGGGCAGGAACTTGGAGCCCAAACTGAAACCACGGGCCAGAATTACTCTATTTGCAGCTCacctgcctctccctccccagaccTTGGGGGGACGGTGGGGGGTGGATCATATACAACACATGTAGGGGTTTAATCTCATGCCTCCTGTGTACAGCATCCTGGTTGGACCTCCTGTGGACACCAAGACCATCAGGCCCTGCCCACAGAGAGCCAAACCCATGGGGAAAGGTTTTGGACCTACCCCAACACCTATCCCACTCTCTGGCAATCAGTTCACTCCACACATGCCCCTAATtcacatcccacacctgggcccCAGCCAAGGCTGCACGCACACCAGACTCAAGGCCTTGACTGGATCCTAatgtgtgggcaggaggagatcTGGCCCCTAAGTATGGAGTGTGAGGGGCCTCACTTGGGACCCCCAATGTTTTGGGAAGAAAACAGCCCAAAGTTTTCACCTTGATCAAGACCCCAGGTCTCTGCTTCCTGAATCCTGACTCCAGGATTTACCCAGAAGCCCTCAAACTTGGAAAACAGAGACCCTCCCCCACCCAAGTGTCCCTGAAGTCCCCATTCATCTGCACATGTGAAGGTGTTCTTTGCACTATTTCTTGGCGTGATGCTGAAAAACTTATATTTTTGGCCCCAAATTTAAGACCTGAGTACCCTAGTTAATGATCCCGCGTGGGCCGGCCGAGCTTCCACTGCCAGGCCTGGGACAGCTGCGGGGGCTGTCTTCCCACCTCCCACTTAGAAGTGCCCCCCACCATCCTGCCAGCCTTTGGGGAGCCTCATGATAACAGCCTGAGTGTTTCAGAGTGCTTAAAAATGTCCAGCAGGCTCTCACGTCTGTGTACTCACTCACACAGCCACGTGGAGACTCCTGGCCTACTACATCTTGGCCGACCTCCCTGGATCCACCGCCCACagtccctcccactcccctcacCACAGGCCCCCAGGACCCACCAGTCAGGGACCGGTGATTTATGGAGGCTTAGTCTGGCTCAAGACCCACAGTCATCCACCCATCAGGCATGGTGCCTGGCCCTTGGCAAGCCGGACAGCAGAGAGCCCTGGGGTGAGGGGCAAACCGGGGTGAGCTTGTGTGTGGCTAGAATAGTGCTCTAGAATAGCAGGTCAGGGCTTCTGTTCAAATGTTACAGCTTTATTGGGGCAGTTTCACACCATAAAACTCACCCACTGAAAGTACAAGTAATGATTTTCAGTGAAAGGACAGAGTCATGtaaccaacatcacagttcagtcTCCGGGCATCTGTCAGGCCAggtgtgcctgctcagttgtgtctgactctttgtgaccccactggactgtagagcccgccaggctcctctgtcctgtcaGGCAGGAAGCTCCAAAGAAATCAACCAATAAGACAGATGTATAAATATTAAAACGTTCTTTGAAGGAATAGGCATAGTGATTAAGGGACTGGCATGTCTGGGATCCATTGGCGGGTGGGGCAGCAGGCCTGCGGGCTGGAAACTCAGAAGACACTGCAGCCTTGgggcagaattccttctttccCAGAAATCTCAGTTTTTACTGGAAGACCTTTAAGTGCCTGGAGGAGCCCCACCCACCATGTTCCGGGAACAGACGCCCTTTTGTAGCGTGGGCAGAGCTGAATGTGCCCCTGTGGATGAACCCGTGTTGGTTGTGGGCATTTGAggtacttccaccttttccctaaGTGAAACAGGGCCACCGTGACCACCCGTGTGGCCGTACATCTGCTGCCCCTCTAGTCGCCCTGCGTGAGGGCTCCTGGCCTCTTGGCTTCATCCTGCCCACCCTGCCCTTGCTTTGGGCAGGCACCGTTTTATGACAAAAGAGCAGCTGTTCTGGGTAAACTCGGATTAGAAACAGGTGGCCCTGTGATGGTGACCGTCTCTCAGAGTCACGCATCTGCAGGGCTGGGGCCCTAGGCCTTGCTCGATGGGTGGTGGCAggctggtggggggcaggggcaccCTTCTTCCCATCCGTATCACCTTGGCTCCCAACAGGGGTGAGTCCAGGCTTCCTTACCTCCAGCTCTGTCCCAGGAACCTGGAGCATCCCCACCTGGTAACGTGTACTGAGGGAGGGGCAGGCAGCAGGACCCctcaggagaagggggcatcgTCATGGCCACCTTCACTGTGGATCGTCTTGGTTCTACGGGTCATCTGAACCCTTATGACCAGTTTCCCATGTCCCCAGAAAGGCACTGGACAGGTCACTACCCGACATCCCCACGACCTAGGGAAGGCCATGACCAGGTCTCCTGTCCTCTGTCCCCAGGAAGACACTGACCAGGCACATCCACAGGCCTCACATCCTGCTGAGAGGCTGGGGCTTCTCCAAGTGCCGAGTATTTCCCAACAGTTCAAAGGCAGGGAGGAGGGCTTTGAACCTGGGGTTCCCTCTGCAAATTGCCTTGTGTTATCTGGAGCTTAAGACCACAGGGCTTTGCTGGAGATCTGACAGTGTGGACACCATGGGAGGCAGTGTGGATGCCATGGGAGCAGGTCATAGGGAAcagaaccagggaagccccaaagggatGTTCACCTCTGGGCGCTGGGGCCCTCTGACCTTAACCCCCACACACCCCAACCACAGTTGGGGCCTGATAAACCCTGGGGCCTGTGGTGAGGGGCCTTCTCCTGCAGAGCCCTCCCTGGGGTGGGCTGCTCCCCGCATGCCTCCTGTCCCTTCCCTGCCTGCCCCAGAATCTCAGGCCCCCACAGGTGCCACTGGGCCTGGGCCTCTGCTCAAGCATCCTTCCCGCATTGCAGGGTCTCCAGTGACCCAACAGTCTGCACTGGGTGTCCTGGATGACAGCCTCTGTTCCTCCTGAGCAGGAGACCACCAGGCTTTACATGcaactggggagggagggagcgggACATGGGCCACCACTCCAGAATATGGTGACAGTGTCCCTGTCCACTCCGCAAGCATCAGACCCAAACTGAGCTGCTGAAACCAGGTGGAGGTCTCACCTGGGGCCACCGTCTTGCTGGGCAGAGGGACCAGTAGGGAGTAtggaaaagggaggagggagggaggaggaaaggggagggatgggggaagagaggaggaggacGGGATGGTAAGTGAGTAGGGAGGATGGGAGGTGCAGCGGGTGCTCCTCTGCAACTGCACAGGATGTCAGGGGCTCAGAGGACCTGCTGTCTGAGTCCAGCCCAGGCCTCCAGGGCCGTGGTGGATAGCAGTGGGGATGAGCAGGCTGTCGACTGTCTGATGGATGAGCATTCAGGCTGAAGGTCACCCAGGGTGATGGATGAGGTCTCGGCATTTAAATGCCAGCCACCCAACCTCCAGACTTGCAGATGAGGAGCCAAAACGCCAAGGCCAGGCTCAGTGTTGGCCACAGTGCTCCTGACAGCTTACAAAGTACCACTGCACTGACTTGGGTCCCTGACCACTGTCCAGGGCCACTGCCAGCCCGCACCCTGCATTGGGGGCATGAATTTCTTTTCATAGATTGCCGGGATCCCTCTGTGAGACACTAACTGTGCTCCAATGGAATGTTTTGTGAATATGGATTTTGTTCCAGCAGGGCTGCCGTGAATCTGGGTTAATAGGGTACAGGTTGGATGGGGAGGTCTTTGGTAGGGTTGGTACGTGAAGCTCCTCTGGAAGACCTTGGGCACAGGGCCATGGGGACTAGGTGCCCAACTGCATCAGTGCCAGGCCTATGGGCAtgtctccccatcccatcctcagCTCCTGCACCCTCTTCCCTGAGttttcccaccccactccccttaGTTTCTATAGCGAAAACAAGGAGTGGGGACAGTGATCAGGCAGGCTGTGGGGCCTGTGACTAGGACAGTGGTGGTCGGCACCCActggggaatgaatgaatgaatgcatgagtgGACAAACTGTGTCCCTCTACTAGGGACCTGCTGCCCTCTCATATTCTGTTGTCGGTCTTCCTGGAGATGGTGGAGGAAGGGGGAAGGAACCAGGGGCGGATGAGTTCACAGCCAAGTTCACAGCCAAGCTCGCAGGAGGCAGGGGCATCCAGGAGCCTATTGGTGGAGGCTCTGGTGATGGATTTACCAGGTGCAGGCACATTCCTGCCCCGCAGGCCAAACAGTTTTCAAGAGGCTCAACCTTGGCCAGGATTTGGTTGCTGACCCGTGGGCTTTTTCAGACAGGAGAGTGGCCTGTCCCAGTCCACAAACTTGTGCCGGGagtccctccctcccatcttccgtGGGTCCCCAGGGGTGAGAGACAAAGAGAGCCCAGCTCTCGCATCAGCACACGAAGTGCTCGACTCACCAGGCTACATGCCCAAAACTGCCGCACTTGGTGTAAATTTCTCATCaacaaagaaacacacacaggccaagTTTCTGCTTCCCCTAATTTTTTCAGGAACTCATTCTTTGGGAATTGATTTGCACCTACAACCAGTAGACACCGCTGTTTACCTGCCCAGGGAGTTCTCTCTGCTTTTGTAGACCATCCTTTTCAAATAGAGCTCGGGGGCAGGCAGTACCAGCAACAGGGGCCCTCCCTGGTAGGGTGGCCCAGCCAGTTGGCAGAGACCTGAACTCTCACCTGATTCCACACCTGAACACGCCCATCTGAAGGGCCAGACTTGGGGGGCAGGATGCTGGGGTTCCTTTCCAGCCTGGAGAAAACCCTCAGCTCACAGGCACCTCCACTTACATACCCACCAGGCAAGAGAGAGGAGGGAGCTCAGCCAGCAGAAGGTGGGAGCCCCCACCCCACGTAGGGGGTGGGGATAGCCAGAGTCTAGCCTGGGCCCTATACATCCACAGACCACCAAACTGGGAATCTGAGAGCCCCGGGGCCACCTGCAGGAGCAGGTTTTTCCATTGGAATTCCAGACGGATGACGCTCTGAGCAGGAAGACCGAGAGGTTGCCAACGGCCAGCAGCCAAGAGCACCAGACTCCTGCCTTTCCCAGGCTGGCTGAGGGCCCAACCCtatgcagggggtggggtggggggttctCCTGGGGCCAAGCGAGGAGAGCCCCATCACCTGAGCTGCACAGGGTGGGCCCCCAGGCTGGATGGCTCTATCCTGCCACCTTTCCCCTCCCGGAGCTGTGGAGACGGAGGCCTGGTGGGCCTGAGTGCTGAGCAGGATCAGAGCCAGGAGGCAGCTGGGTGTTCGGTGGCCCAGGAACTCCAGTCCACCCCCTCTGCCCTTCCTTCATGTGCAAATTCCCAGGCCCCCCAGGAGGGCCCCTTAGCGAGCTCACCATTGGGTCatcgtttttctttttcttttttacaaaattctctttatTCCCACTTCACAGCTGAGGAACCAGGCCACACGGGACCCACAGGAGCCAGGAGCACCCATCCTCAGCTCAATGGGTCCACCCCCTTTGCCCTTCATGGCCTGGGGCACCCCGCAGTGTGATTGAAAGCCCAGAGCCTGGTTTCAACCCAAAACTGTGTGTCAGTATGAAATACCGAGGCTGCCTGGGCATCAGAGTTGACTGACCCGTGCCAAGATTCTTCCCCAGGGCCACGACGAGTCGAGGCCAGGTCTGGGGCCTGATGGGGGATGCGAACCTCCATTTCTGCCCTTGGTCTCCCAATGTTCCCCACTCCTCTCCTCATCTTGCACCCTCCCCGCAGCAGATGGGCAGAGCTACGATGGACCATGTGTGCCCCATGATATGCCAGGCTGAGCCGTGGGCAGCTGAAGCCCAGGAGACACAGCCAGGAGGTGGTCCTGGTGTATGAATGATTACAGGGAGGGGGGAGGAGCTGAAGGAGTAATGTGAGCCTGCGTGCCCACCTGTAAGGGATGTGGGAGGGCTGCCTGAGCTGACAGTGAAGTTGGGGCGCCAGCTGGGGTCTCCTGGGCAGGTCCTGAACCCGGCTGAGGGGTCTGGATACCCCTCTGAGGGGTCTGTGCCTGAAACCCAGCTCCAGGAGGCAAGACCCACGCACCCTGGATGCAAGGCCTCAGCGAGGGTTCCGAGGAGCTGGTGGGCATGGAGGGCGGGGGTCCCCAGGAAACAGAGACCCCACCCCAACTCTGCACTGTCCTCAGAGACACAGGCACAGGAGGACACCTGACAGGGCCCACACGGGGTCTCACTGATAAGACGGCTCGTCATGTCAACCttgcaaacaaagaataaatcacaGTGATCCATGAGACTGGCCAAATTGCCCAAATGGCATCCTGTTATCTCACTGGCGCCTATCTTCTCAAAGCTGCGAGAtcaccagattccagacctcaAGGTACAtgaccatcc comes from Muntiacus reevesi chromosome 18, mMunRee1.1, whole genome shotgun sequence and encodes:
- the UTS2R gene encoding urotensin-2 receptor, translated to MALSPEPSSRFPVPATMGSAMPELPGAPNASFNSSLASPTEPNSLEDLVATGTIGVVLSAMGVVGMAGNVYTLTVMCRFLHASASMYVYVINLALADLLYLLSIPFIVATYVTKRWNFGDVGCRILFSLDFLTMHASIFTLTLMSRERYAAVVRPLDMVQRSKGYRKVLALGTWLLALLLALPMMLAIRLVRRGHKSLCLPAWGQRTHRAYLTLLFGTSIVGPGVVIGLLYVRLARAYWLSQRASFTQTRRLPNPRVLYLILGIVLLYWACFLPFWLWQLLAQYRGAPPLAPRSARIVNYLTTCLTYGNSCVNPFLYTLLTKNYRDYRQRSLHSRGAGGPVGVRSLPQGHTRCQRGSGRSVSSSSQQATETIALSQAACGSLCV